AGCGGTGGTTCCACCCGCCGCCCATCCGGACGGCGTACTTCTCCATCAGGCGCATCCCCGGCGTGGTCTTCCGGGTATCCAGAATCCTGACCCCCGTGCCCTCCACCCGCCGGACGAACTCCGCCGTCAGGGTGGCCACGCCCGACAGCCTCTGAAGGATGTTGAGGGCCACCCGCTCTGCGGCAAGAAGCGACGCCGCGCTTCCGCTTATCCCCGCCAGCGTCTCACCCCCGGCGGCCCGTTCCCCTTCGGCCTTGAGCGCTTCCATCTTCGTCTCCGGGTCGACCGCATGGAAGACCGCCTCTGCGAAGGGAAGCCCGGCCACGACGAGGGGGGATTTGGCGATGAGGCGGGCGGCGCCGCTCTCCTCAGGGGGGAGCAGGGCCGAGGTGGTGGCATCACCGGGGCCCACGTCTTCCCTGAGGGCCCTTTCGATGAGCTCGCGGACCTCGGGCGGAAGGGGCATGGGGCTACTTTTTCCTGAACAGGGAGAAAAGCCCCCAGAGCCCG
This sequence is a window from Nitrospirota bacterium. Protein-coding genes within it:
- a CDS encoding nicotinate-nucleotide diphosphorylase (carboxylating) produces the protein MPLPPEVRELIERALREDVGPGDATTSALLPPEESGAARLIAKSPLVVAGLPFAEAVFHAVDPETKMEALKAEGERAAGGETLAGISGSAASLLAAERVALNILQRLSGVATLTAEFVRRVEGTGVRILDTRKTTPGMRLMEKYAVRMGGGWNHR